In Fusarium musae strain F31 chromosome 7, whole genome shotgun sequence, a single window of DNA contains:
- a CDS encoding hypothetical protein (EggNog:ENOG41) produces MSEQRTPDVSKIDHGDSQARDRYMMAFNGAINHFNYDRYQLAIKLAIDNVCADFERDGVSTVGVAYFDYKLHVALWDIYFGDLGNDKPACPWTARPVQNDPNDEPADDYIDWRRRRGMADSAQSQMDVSANNPVSQEGDSQYPASLFESLQRVRRQAVNSANVAAEMGNIAIETHKSMEKVLDEKRVLQEKVASLEEELARVQSERNSLRCRLRDATFTAPRRQPPSSRQ; encoded by the exons ATGTCAGAACAGCGAACCCCCGACGTGTCCAAGATTGACCATGGAGACTCGCAAGCCCGTGACCGGTACATGATGGCATTTAATGGAGCCATTAATCACTTTAACTACGACAGATACCAGCTCGCGATCAAACTTGCAATAGACAATGTCTGTGCCGATTTTGAACGAGATGGGGTTTCCACAGTCGGTGTGGCTTACTTCGATTACAAGCTGCACGTGGCTCTTTGGGACATTTACT TTGGTGATCTTGGGAATGATAAGCCTGCTTGCCCGTGGACCGCTCGTCCTGTACAGAATGACCCCAACGACGAACCCGCCGACGATTACATCGACTGGCGCCGCCGACGGGGAATGGCAGACTCCGCTCAGTCACAGATGGATGTCTCTGCCAACAATCCCGTCTCGCAGGAGGGCGATTCCCAGTACCCGGCTTCGTTATTTGAGAGCCTACAGCGAGTGCGACGCCAGGCTGTCAATTCAGCGAATGTGGCTGCTGAAATGGGGAACATTGCCATCGAAACGCACAAATCGATGGAGAAAgtccttgatgagaagagagttcttcaagaaaAGGTCGCAAGTTTGGAAGAGGAGCTGGCACGCGTGCAGTCCGAAAGGAACAGCCTCAGGTGTCGACTCAGAGACGCGACGTTCACGGCGCCACGTCGCCAACCCCCGAGCTCCAGGCAGTGA
- a CDS encoding hypothetical protein (EggNog:ENOG41), which yields MSSDYESEGNVTSDDAFEILDGIIKRFCAPPKRRSNVRFGHLTVPAYFTTKYNIVDRLSSAIHKRTDSTQVFVLTRKEQRIFSSFEFEHMPKLVMRDQTIDHADFCSILEYCRIDPDAPIGPGWVEGGEPMWKCDQWLPKRVFIVFSLDPWMSAACALALTGLVQWACDTAEKYGADIRVLTFSNFFGNSLLSELVSLRSQQPVEHFELPIPTQFNLIPEAAIDLTHEDHVYSTIQARMSPLNAESRNAVLVVPPINREDLFQGLQLAHDVRYQYLLLKHVEENGESMSWSLANCAPGFGRTVTVIQVDLEHPIPDILYGFERVHIVLGKRCMRTVFDEETKQVVRTELSITQSELDSLRWWCFQLNNPFPYLRIYAGSEGLRANEDAAVYRPLHIMNDHAGAFISGVYGMSSWGIDPEQVVGCFIKSTPVIAQVTSLLRKEGVIHGHLARLAFTGSEETRYRVILRALGYDHRIAHFCALRSSDIKVQWIKSQLAVVLNVSKDWTVEIEPGRHFGSDIPAFGWGSNLSDHGDLWQVLGMWKAIALNWEEFDDITSPQEPIWDATGYLKPPIGAVQHFHATNHQLQNALHSVENYIKLPFHGVEDEIESLSDDQMREVFQHLLHAFQHQLIATRLAVVQGHEQLQHTVVSTGKSVEMRSQRTVLPLPNAIFKNVERGGVLYGICTEFIKEPDSLVAMNWTWMPHDLVAQYI from the coding sequence ATGTCAAGCGATTACGAGAGTGAAGGAAACGTCACAAGTGACGACGCGTTCGAAATTCTCGATGGTATCATCAAGAGGTTCTGCGCCCCCCCAAAGCGCCGCTCAAATGTCCGCTTTGGCCATTTGACGGTGCCTGCGTATTTCACTACAAAATACAACATCGTGGACCGACTGAGCTCGGCTATACACAAGAGGACAGACTCTACACAGGTCTTTGTTCTGACGCGCAAGGAGCAACGCATTTTTTCATCCTTCGAGTTTGAACACATGCCAAAGCTCGTTATGCGCGATCAGACAATCGATCACGCTGACTTCTGTTCCATTTTGGAATACTGTCGCATTGATCCTGACGCTCCCATAGGCCCTGGCTGGGTGGAAGGTGGTGAGCCCATGTGGAAATGTGACCAATGGTTACCCAAACGAGTGTTCATTGTCTTTTCACTGGACCCTTGGATGTCAGCTGCTTGCGCGCTCGCCCTCACTGGACTTGTCCAGTGGGCTTGCGACACGGCTGAGAAATATGGCGCCGATATCCGTGTGTTGACATTCTCAAACTTCTTTGGGAACAGTCTACTATCGGAACTCGTCAGCCTTCGCTCTCAACAGCCTGTTGAACACTTTGAGTTGCCTATCCCAACTCAATTCAACCTCATTCCTGAGGCGGCTATCGACTTGACACATGAGGATCACGTATACTCAACCATTCAAGCTCGAATGTCACCTCTGAATGCTGAATCGAGGAACGCCGTCCTGGTAGTGCCTCCGATCAACAGAGAAGACCTGTTCCAGGGGCTACAGTTGGCGCACGATGTGCGTTACCAGTACCTGCTGTTGAAGCACGTCGAAGAAAACGGTGAAAGTATGTCCTGGAGCCTGGCGAACTGTGCCCCTGGCTTCGGGAGAACCGTCACCGTCATTCAGGTAGATTTGGAGCACCCTATCCCTGACATTCTATACGGCTTTGAACGCGTTCACATCGTTCTTGGTAAGCGATGTATGAGAACCGTCTTTGATGAAGAAACCAAACAGGTGGTCAGGACTGAGCTCTCGATCACTCAGAGTGAGCTTGATAGCCTGCGATGGTGGTGCTTCCAATTGAACAATCCATTTCCTTACCTCCGCATCTATGCTGGAAGTGAGGGTCTGAGAGCGAATGAAGATGCGGCTGTTTACAGACCTCTTCATATCATGAATGATCATGCCGGTGCTTTCATCAGTGGCGTCTACGGCATGTCTAGCTGGGGCATTGATCCTGAGCAAGTCGTGGGATGCTTCATCAAGTCAACTCCGGTCATTGCACAGGTGACTAGCCTCTTGCGAAAGGAGGGTGTCATCCATGGACATCTCGCCAGACTTGCCTTCACAGGGAGTGAGGAGACTAGGTACCGAGTTATTCTACGCGCCCTTGGATACGACCATCGCATCGCACATTTCTGTGCATTGCGCTCGTCGGATATCAAGGTGCAGTGGATCAAATCACAGCTGGCTGTTGTCCTGAACGTGTCAAAAGACTGGACTGTGGAAATTGAGCCCGGAAGGCATTTCGGATCTGACATTCCGGCCTTTGGCTGGGGATCAAATCTCTCTGATCATGGAGATCTCTGGCAAGTTCTTGGAATGTGGAAAGCCATTGCTTTGAACTGGGAAGAGTTTGATGACATTACCTCTCCTCAGGAACCGATCTGGGATGCGACTGGCTATCTGAAGCCGCCCATAGGCGCTGTGCAGCACTTTCATGCCACAAATCATCAACTACAAAATGCTTTGCATTCTGTAGAGAATTACATCAAACTCCCTTTTCATGGCGTcgaggatgagattgagagtCTAAGCGATGATCAAATGCGGGAGGTATTCCAACATCTGTTGCACGCCTTCCAGCATCAACTCATTGCCACTCGTCTCGCTGTTGTCCAGGGTCACGAACAGCTCCAGCACACTGTCGTCTCAACCGGGAAAAGTGTTGAGATGAGGAGCCAGAGGACCGTACTGCCGCTTCccaatgccatcttcaagaacgTGGAGAGAGGTGGTGTTCTCTATGGCATATGCACAGAGTTCATCAAGGAGCCAGACTCTCTGGTTGCCATGAACTGGACATGGATGCCTCATGATCTGGTCGCGCAGTACATTTGA
- a CDS encoding hypothetical protein (EggNog:ENOG41), with translation MLNLPSLIPTAGTKTAPGTAAQTPFRARQQASASRQHTRNLEAGMAGVARVTSLLKEVQLGENEKREVLKEAATKQAEAEARKLQTSQTIFDAEKLRLEALPKPASGNAAIAEDVQMPLRDPYMTSNESAPAARLPSLELREKIWKSLQLQPVSPQGPIVGPFAVALPSWIDFHDLIFGPRGSLVTKLRSGMYNRDLHVSWAVDKGRAVALVVGPHPEFTHSAENRNLWKELRNLWLKVLEWVLLACQGNPFRLVDFLGDYQILEIEVNLLLDSEILGRLMEAWEKLSTDPVQSSAMAAAKKANLIAWTPRIFAMLKYPGTPLLLHSWVHECWENRDEMKERVGVARYLWSQHDHVAAFIWQRQMMDEIKAYEEYQT, from the exons ATGCTCAACTT ACCTTCTCTCATTCCGACTGCTGGTACCAAGACTGCTCCCGGAACCGCCGCTCAAACGCCTTTTCGAGCACGTCAACAGGCTTCTGCCTCGAGACAGCATACAAGGAATCTCGAGGCTGGCATGGCCGGTGTTGCAAGGGTCACCAGTCTTCTGAAGGAGGTCCAGCTGGGTGAAAATGAAAAGAGGGAGGTACTAAAAGAAGCTGCTACAAAGCAGGCGGAAGCAGAGGCAAGAAAGCTTCAGACATCGCAAACCATCTTTGACGCCGAGAAGTTGAGGCTCGAAGCTCTCCCCAAACCCGCGAGTGGTAACGCTGCGATTGCCGAAGACGTTCAAATGCCACTCCGGGATCCCTACATGACTTCGAATGAGTCTGCGCCCGCCGCTCGGCTTCCATCCCTCGAATTACGCGAGAAGATATGGAAGTCCCTCCAACTGCAGCCCGTGAGCCCTCAAGGGCCTATCGTCGGTCCTTTTGCGGTTGCCCTTCCATCATGGATTGACTTTCATGATCTGATCTTTGGCCCTCGTGGTAGTTTGGTCACCAAGCTCCGGTCTGGCATGTACAACCGAGACCTCCACGTCAGCTGGGCTGTTGATAAGGGCCGAGCCGTTGCTCTGGTTGTTGGGCCACATCCAGAGTTCACACATAGCGCCGAGAACCGCAACCTCTGGAAGGAGTTGCGAAACCTCTGGCTGAAGGTCCTGGAGTGGGTGTTGCTCGCCTGCCAAGGTAACCCCTTTCGTCTCGTGGACTTCTTGGGGGACTATCAAATCCTCGAGATCGAGGTCAACTTGCTCCTCGACTCGGAAATCCTCGGCCGGCTGATGGAAGCCTGGGAGAAGCTCAGTACCGACCCTGTCCAGTCTTCGGCGATGGCCGCGGCAAAAAAAGCAAACTTGATCGCCTGGACACCTCGAATCTTTGCAATGCTGAAGTACCCAGGCACTCCTCTGTTGCTTCATTCTTGGGTCCATGAGTGTTGGGAGAACCGGGATGAAATGAAGGAACGTGTAGGCGTCGCCCGATACCTATGGTCTCAACATGATCATGTTGCTGCTTTCATATGGCAGCGTCAAatgatggatgagatcaaggcttATGAAGAGTATCAAACGTAG
- a CDS encoding hypothetical protein (EggNog:ENOG41) — MSVGDNQQLQGDLRRFYDIHSHNVESASIILQTRHPMAPKGSESTGLLCMTAILRRIHSHAMLGPEGLAKADHFKQAEIENPIIRFSWQMFERDASTKKLRTADWAKMKSQLQECGLETTASFEDLCNSRMMNHTYWSQNEMRLMEPKVCLETWQIINESTEEIASSSLVTLNRAQSPEMTLEQAVETSFGMFRREGKPTLHRPQQPIVIRVLYDSGSGPRLPFRELRGFGLPIWRETQDRQNPFDTTERAHYVLLAVVRMRANPNDKDVVRFYATSGAEIIPEKAPKCLATGWSIEDEDHHRYMLFYSPPGHYLDPIEASAFPEEAGPLVEDDDELRDGHVLVNMVMEPFIVKELSRDATQGSDRPPHASTTEPGEVAEDVPMQSPPRPSSSSQ, encoded by the exons ATGTCTGTCG GTGATAACCAGCAACTTCAAGGAGACCTTCGGAGATTTTACGACATCCACAGTCACAATGTCGAAAGCGCTTCCATCATCCTCCAGACACGCCACCCGATGGCACCAAAGGGATCGGAGAGTACCGGACTTCTGTGCATGACTGCCATTCTGAGACGCATTCACAGTCATGCCATGCTGGGTCCAGAAGGCTTGGCCAAAGCCGACCACTTCAAGCAGGCCGAGATAGAGAATCCAATCATTCGCTTTTCATGGCAAATGTTTGAGAGGGACGCGTCCACGAAAAAGCTCAGGACTGCCGACTGGGCCAAAATGAAGAGCCAACTCCAAGAGTGCGGACTTGAGACTACTGCTTCTTTCGAGGACCTTTGCAACTCCAGGATGATGAACCATACATACTGGTCGCAGAACGAGATGCGCTTGATGGAACCAAAGGTATGTCTCGAGACCTGGCAGATTATCAACGAAAGCACCGAGGAAATCGCATCTTCGAGTCTGGTGACACTCAACCGGGCACAGTCACCTGAGATGACGCTTGAGCAGGCCGTCGAAACTTCCTTCGGGATGTTCAGACGAGAAGGGAAGCCCACACTTCATAGGCCCCAGCAACCTATTGTCATTCGTGTCTTGTATGACTCCGGGTCAGGGCCGAGACTCCCATTTCGAGAGCTTCGAGGCTTCGGCCTCCCGATTTGGAGAGAGACTCAAGACCGACAGAATCCTTTCGATACGACCGAGCGGGCTCATTACGTCCTCCTAGCAGTCGTGCGCATGAGAGCCAATCCAAATGACAAAGATGTGGTTCGCTTCTATGCAACATCCGGAGCAGAGATCATCCCTGAGAAGGCACCCAAGTGTTTGGCAACTGGCTGGTCgatcgaagacgaggacCATCATCGGTATATGCTGTTCTACAGTCCCCCTGGCCACTATCTCGATCCGATCGAGGCGTCTGCATTTCCAGAGGAGGCAGGACCTTTGGtcgaagatgacgacgaatTGAGAGACGGCCACGTCCTGGTAAATATGGTGATGGAACCTTTCATTGTGAAAGAGCTTAGCCGAGACGCTACTCAAGGGTCTGATAGGCCTCCGCATGCAAGCACTACCGAGCCCGGCGAGGTGGCTGAAGATGTGCCGATGCAGAGCCCCCCGCGCCCATCTAGCTCTTCGCAATAG
- a CDS encoding hypothetical protein (EggNog:ENOG41) — MVSGTPPNPSSYNASYIDSRRAFISRYLEYVGSDAVAKWDDCLKMAFEQVMKSLEERGRKRVSHDWLEYEADRVAWQKLFSEIATEAVEWPFTIPSKFDAPNKIAEGISPTYQNWRLARGLRICDVSDQAPHDAMPEVPSLEQRNHVWKNDPNYPSEMVAPITGPFQIALPLWIDLYNLVFGEHNQLLEEINNEIVPPHLEISWIDDDQDCITLVVGFSRTTCVNPGSEGIGDTIRCLWQSVVDWAIEAYYGGTISLATFLRVRKAMPVVHSRSYHSSRGLTSMTSSAYAEVQSEALYSIRKAHEKRNFIAECRAEILEILEKPLAEAKTELSRWVLRGYSSEVDERVQVAREIWVSSTTDERTIQEAFVWSWGPHDMATISVENPSAESSFADNDSSMEQ; from the exons ATGGTGTCCGGAACACCCCCCAACCCTTCGTCATATAACGCATCCTACATCGATTCACGCCGCGCGTTCATTTCTCGCTACCTCGAGTACGTTGGTAGCGATGCGGTTGCCAAATGGGATGACTGCCTCAAGATGGCCTTCGAGCAAGTCATGAAGAGCCTCGAAGAGAGAGGCCGTAAACGGGTCAGCCACGACTGGCTAGAGTATGAAGCAGATCGCGTCGCCTGGCAAAAGCTCT TCAGCGAAATCGCCACCGAAGCTGTCGAATGGCCCTTCACCATACCATCCAAGTTTGATGCACCCAACAAGATCGCAGAGGGTATCTCGCCGACGTACCAGAATTGGCGTCTGGCCCGGGGACTCCGGATATGCGACGTCAGTGATCAAGCTCCTCACGACGCAATGCCGGAAGTGCCGTCTCTGGAACAGCGGAACCACGTCTGGAAGAACGATCCAAACTATCCCAGTGAAATGGTGGCTCCCATCACTGGTCCATTCCAGATAGCACTCCCACTCTGGATCGATCTCTACAACCTTGTTTTTGGGGAACACAATCAGCTCCTTGAAGAAATCAACAACGAAATCGTCCCCCCTCACCTGGAGATCTCATGGATTGACGACGACCAAGACTGTATCACTTTGGTTGTTGGATTCAGCCGTACCACCTGCGTCAACCCTGGTAGCGAGGGGATCGGTGATACGATCAGATGCCTTTGGCAGTCCGTCGTTGACTGGGCGATTGAAGCCTACTACGGCGGGACAATATCGCTAGCGACGTTTCTTCGCGTGCGTAAGGCCATGCCTGTCGTTCACAGCCGTTCCTACCACAGCAGCCGGGGGTTGACCTCCATGACCAGCAGTGCATATGCCGAAGTCCAATCCGAGGCACTGTATTCCATCAGGAAGGCGCATGAGAAGCGAAATTTTATCGCAGAGTGTCGTGCCGAGATTTTGGAGATTCTTGAGAAGCCCCTGGCCGAGGCCAAGACCGAACTCAGCCGCTGGGTTCTCCGTGGATACTCATCGGAGGTTGACGAGCGAGTTCAAGTGGCACGAGAGATCTGGGTGTCTAGTACCACAGATGAGAGAACCATCCAGGAAGCGTTTGTCTGGTCGTGGGGCCCGCATGACATGGCGACCATCTCCGTCGAGAACCCTTCCGCCGAGAGCTCCTTCGCCGACAATGACTCCTCTATGGAGCAGTAG